The Deltaproteobacteria bacterium genome contains the following window.
CTCGCTGGTGAGCGGAACCTCGGTGTAGGCGTCGGGAGTGAGCGCGTCGTTGTCGCCGGAGAACGCGACCAGCCCCACGCGCGTGGTGCGCGGGTCGAGCTGCTCGAGCAGCACGCGCACTCCGGCGACCTCGGCGGCCAGGATGCTGTCGCCCTTGTCCGTGTTGGGCAGCGGCAGCACCCGGCCCAGGATCGACAGGAACTTCTCGCCGCGGCGCACGCCGATCACTCCGTCGCCGTCGACGTCGGCGCCCGACGGCGCGGCGGTGCTGTCCGAGGTGTCGATCACGAACACGATGTCGAAGGTCTGGTACTCGCCGTAGTGCGCGAGCGCCTTGCCCGAGACGAACGCCGTGCCCATCGGGTCGCCGATCACCGCGCCGTTCACGGGCGAGTCGATCTCGAGCTCGAGCTCGGGCGGCTTGTCGGCCGTGCGCTTGGGGGCGGTGTCGGGGCCTGCGGCGCGCGCCGTCGCGGCGCCGAGAAGGGCGGCGCAGACGAGGATCGCGGCCGCGCCCGCGCGCACGAGGATTCGGAGTGACTTTGGGCCGACTCGCACTGGAATTGCGGCTCGCGCGGTGATTCGGACGTGGAAAGCCACAGTAGAGGATCGGCCGGACCGCTGCTACGGTGGACCAAAGGGGGGATCGTGAGCGAGCGCGACGACGACGCGCGCCTTGGGGCGGAGCGACTGCGCGGCTGGCTGCGCGTGCCGCAGGGCCGCGGCGTGCCGGGTTGGGCCGAGGCGCGCTTGCGCGAGAACGTCGCGGCCGAGCTCGAGGCGCGCAGCGGCTCCCCGCTCGAGCGCGTCGCCTTCGGCGTGATCGACCTCGAGACCACGGGGCTGTCGCCCGGCGCCTGCCGGATCCTCGAGATCGGCGCGGTCGCGCTGCAGGGCTCGCGAGTGATCGGGACCTTCGGCTCGCTCGTCGACGTGGGCGAGCCGGTGCCGTCGGGAATCACGGCGCTCACCGGAATCGACGACGCGCTTCTGGAAGGCGCGCCGTGCGAGGGCGACGCGCTCGAGTCGCTCGCCGCATTCCTCGCGCAGCACCGCGTCGAGGCGCTGGTCGCGCACAACGCGCCCTTCGACCGCGGGTTCCTCGCACGCGCCTGGCACGAGCACGGCCGCGAGCCGGCGCTGCCGGCGTTCCTGTGCACGGTGCGGCTGGCGCGAAAGCTTTTGAAGGCGCCGAGCTACTCGCTCGGCGCGCTGGTCGAGCGGCTCGCGATCCCGGAGCGCGCGCGGCACCGGGCGCTGGGCGACGCGGAGATGACCGCGGACTTGCTGATCGAGCTGCTCGCGCGCGCGCGGCTGGGCGGAGTCCACACGCTCGAGCAGCTGCGGGGACTGGCCGAGCTCGGCAGCCCGCGTGCCTCGCGCTCGCGGCGGCGCGTGGTGGAGACCTTGGAGTGACGCGCTTCGGTGTCGCGCTGGCGCTGTGCCTGGTGATCGCGGTCGCGCTCGGCCCGGCGCGCGGCGGCTCGGCCGAGGAGCCGGCGCCGACCGTCGTGATCGACGCGGGGCACGGCGGCGCGGATCTCGGCGCGCGCGGCGCCCGCGGCGCGCTCGAGAAGGATCTCACGCTCGCGGTGGCCCGGCGCGTCGCGAAGCGCCTGCGCGAGCAGGGCACGAACGTGGTGCTCACGCGCAGCTCCGACGTGTTCGTGTCGCTGGCCGAGCGCACGGAGATCGCGAACCGCGCGCACGCCTCGCTCTTCGTCTCGATCCACGCGAACTCCGCGCCGGCCAAGGACGTCGCGGGCGCCGAGACGTACTTCCTGTCATTGGAGGCCAGTGACGACGAGGCCATGCGCGTGGCGATGACCGAGAACGACGTGTTCCGGCAGGAGGGCACCGCCGACGAGAGCCAGGACGTGGTGGGCGCGATCCTGGGCGACCTGATCCGCACCGAGCACCTGCGCGAGTCGAGCGCACTCGCCGCCGCGATCCAGCGCCAGCTCGCGCGGCTTCCCGGCGAGAGCCGCGGCGTGAAGCAGGCGCCGTTCGTGGTGCTGACCGGCGTGAACATGCCCGCCGCGCTGGTCGAGATCGGCTTCATCAGCAACCCCGGCGAGGCCGCGCGGATGGGCCAGCGCGACCGCCAGGACGCGATCGCGGGCGCCGTCGCGGCGGCGATAACCGAGGCGATGGTGCAGAATCGCCAGGCGCGGCTCGATGCGGAGCCGCCCGCGGAGGGAACCCGATGAAGCGACTCGATGGACGCGCGCACGACGAGCTGCGCAAGGTCGAGATCGAGCTCGGCTTCACCGAGAACCCGACCGGCAGCGCGCTGATCCGGCAGGGCCGCACGCTCGTGCTCTGCACCGCGACGATCGAGAAGTCCGTGCCCGGCTGGCTGCGCGGCTCGGGCCGCGGCTGGGTCACCGGCGAGTACTCGATGCTGCCCGGCGCGACCGACACGCGCAGCGAGCGCGAGGCGAGCAAGGGAAAGGTGTCCGGCCGCACGCAGGAGATCCAGCGCCTGATCGGCCGCTCGCTGCGCGCGGTCACGGACCTCGAGGCGCTCGGCGAGCGCGCGATCTACATCGATTGCGACGTGCTGCAGGCCGACGGCGGCACGCGCACGGCCGCGATCACCGGCGGCTACGTCGCGCTGGCCGCCGCGTTCCGGCGCATGGTCGAGGTCGGCATGCTGAAGGTCGTGCCGCTGCACGACTCGGTGGCGGCGGTCTCGGTCGGCATCGTCGACGGCGAGATCCTGCTCGACCTTCCCTACGCCGAGGACAGCCGCGCCGAAGTCGACATGAACGTGGTGCAGCTCGGCAGCGGCCGCCTGGTCGAGGTGCAGGGCACGGGCGAGGGCGGCACCTTCGACCGCAAGCTGCTCGACCGCATGCTCGACGTGGCCGAGAAGGGCATCGGCGAGCTGGCGCGCATCCAGTCGAGGGTGCTCGGCGCTTGAGCGCGCCGCGGCTGCTCGTCGCCACCCGCAACGAGGGCAAGCTGCGCGAGCTGCGCGCGCTGCTCGCGGGCACGGGCCTCGAGATCGAGACGCTGGCCGCGCACCCCGACGCGCCCGACGTCGCTGAGACCGGCGCAACCTTCGACGCGAACTCGCGCCTGAAAGCCAGCGCCACCGCGCGCGCGACCGGCCACTGGACCGTCGCCGACGACTCCGGCCTCGAGGTCGAGTCGCTCGGCGGAGCCCCCGGCGTGCGCTCCGCGCGCTGGTCCGGCGTGCACGGCGACGACGCCGCGAACACCGCAAAGCTGCTGCGCGATCTGGACGGCAAGACCGACCGCCGCGCCCGCTTCGTCTGCGTGCTCGCGCTCGCCCGCCCCGACGGCGAGATCGCGCCGCCACCGCCACCGGCGTCTGCGAAGGCGCCATCGCGCTCGCCCCGCGCGGCAGCGCCGGCTTCGGCTACGACCCCATCTTCACGCCCGCCGCGCTCCCCCACCGCACCATGGCCGAGCTCGACCCCGCCGAGAAGAACGCCATCAGCCACCGCGCCGCCGCCCTGCGCGCATTCTTGCCCCTGCTGCGCGCGCACCTGCCCGAGATTCGGTAGCCTCGGCCTGGTCCGCTCTCGTCCGTTCCTACACCGGGGCGTAGCGCAGCTCGGTAGCGCGTCTGCTTTGGGAGCAGAAGGTCGCCGGTTCGAATCCGGCCGCCCCGACTCGACTTACGCGCGTCGGGAACGGATCGAGCGATCGAGCCACGCTGCGTGGTTTCCAGCGCGATTCGACGGCGGGTCAGGCAGGGTGCTGCGCTGCAGAGCGAAGCGCTCGACGAGCCTGGACTCGCCGGGAAGAGATCGCGGCCTCTTGACAATGAGTGTATATGCAACGATTCTTCCGGCCATGCCTGGAACGTCCGCAGAGGAGCTCCGCGCCGACGTCCAGCGGGCGGCCCGCGAGAACGTGCGGAGCTGTCTCATGGGCCGGGTCCGGGCGCTGAGCCGGACCCTCACGGCGCTCTACGAGGAGGAGCTGCGGCCGCTGGGGCTGAAGGCGTCGCAGATGAACGTGATGACGGCCGTCGCGGCCAGCGGCGAGGAACGGCTCTCGACCTTGGCCGACGGGATCGCGCTCGAGCCGTCGTCGCTGTCGCGGATCCTGGATGTGATGCGCCGCAATGGCTGGGTCGAAACCGTGACCGACCCCGACGACGAGCGCGCCCGGCTGGTGCGCATGACCGATGCCGGCAACGCCCTCTACGCCGAGGCCTGTCCGCTGTGGCGAAAGGCGCAGTCTCGGGCCCGCAAGCTGCTGGGCCGCGAGGATGCCGATGTGTTCGCCGAGCTCGCCAACCGGAGTCTCTCTCGCCGCGGGCCCTGAGTCCCATTTTCTTGGAGTCTATACATGTATATACAGCTATTGCGTGTGCGGTGGATCCTGGCAGCGGTCCTGCTGCTCGCCGGAGGCGGCGCGCTCGCCCTGCACGGCGGCGATACGGCCAGAGCCGAGGCGACGCGCGGGCTCGCGGTGGCCCGGCCCGTGCTGGTCGCGACGGTCGCGCCTGCCGCACGGCCGACGAGCGCCTACACCGGCGTGGTCGCGGCTCGGACCGATAGCGGCCTCGGCTTTCGCGTCGGCGGAAAGATCGTCGAGCGTCGGGTGGATCCGGGCGACCGGGTGGTGCGCGGTGACGCTCTGCTGGTGCTCGACGTGGAGGACTTCGAGCTGCAGCTGCGCGCGGCCCGGAACCGCCTGCGCGCCGCCGAGTCTCAGCTGCGCCAGGCCCAGGACGACGAGCGGCGCTACCGCCTGCTCGTCGCCAGCGGCGCCGCGGCGCAGCGCACCTCCGAGCTGGCGTCGACCTCGCTGCGTGTTGCCCAGGCGGAGGCGGCCGCGGCCCGCGCCGAGGCGAGTCAGATCGAGAACCGCCGCGACTACTCGACCCTGCGGGCCGACGGCGATGGCGTGATCACAGAGGTGGTCGTCGAGCCCGGCCAGGTCGTTTCCGAGGGTCAGATCGTGGCGCGGCTCGCGCACGACGGCGCGCGCGAGGCCGTGATCGACATCCCCGAGACCCAGCTCGCCCGCGCCGCGAGCCGCGCGCGCGCGTTCGCGTTCGGAAACTCCGAGCGCCTCGTCGATGCCGCACTGCGCGAGCTGTCCGCGGCCGCCGATCCCGTCACGCGGACGTTCCGTGCGCGCTACGTGTTGGCCGACGACGGCGCGAGCTTCCCGATCGGCTCGACGGTGACCGTGCGGCTGGCAAGCGACGCCGCGAGCGAGCTGTTGCGCGTGCCGATCGGCGCGCTGCACGACCCGGGCGACGGCGTCGGGGTCTGGCGGATCGAGGCCGACCGACGGGTGCGCTTCGCACCGCTGCGCGTGGTCGAGCTGGCCCAGGAGTACGCGACCGTTGCGTCGGGAGTTGCGGCCGGCGACTCGGTGGTCGCGCTGGGCGCGCACCTCTTGCACGACGGCGATCTCGTGCGGCCCGTCGACGACGATGCCGGCGAGCCAGTGGATCGCTGATCGTGGCCGGCTGGAATCTCTCCGAGCTCGCGGTCCGGAACCGCTCTGTCACTCTGTTCCTGATCCTGGCGGTGCTGGCGGCGGGCGCGCTCGCCTTCCGGCAGCTGGGCCGCGCCGAAGACCCTTCCTTCACCGTGAAGGTGATGACGGTGGCCGCGGTCTGGCCTGGTGCCACGGCGGCGGAGATGCAGGAGCAGGTCGCCGATCGGCTCGAGAAGCGCCTGCAGGAGCTCGCCTACTACGACCGCGTCGAGACCAGCTCGCAGCCAGGCTTCGTGTCGATGCTCGTCTGGTTCCGCGACTCGACGCCACCCAGCCTCGTCCCGGAGCAGTTCTACCAGGCGCGCAAGAAGCTCTCCGACGAGGCCGCGAGCCTCCCTCGCGGCGTGTACGGCCCGTTCTTCAACGACGAGTACTCCGACGTGTACTTCGCGCTCTACGCGCTCGAGGCGGGGGAGATGCCGCACCGCCAGCAGGTGCGGCTTGCCGAACGGCTGCGCCAGCGCCTGCTGCGCGTGCCGGGCGTGGAGAAGGTCAATCTCCTGGGCGAGCAGGGCCAGCGGATCTTCGTGGAGTTCTCCTACGAGCGCCTGGCCACGCTGGGCGTCGCGCCGGAGCAACTCTTCGCGGCGCTCGCGACCCAGAACAACGTGGTGCCGTCTGGCTTCGTCGAGACCGGCGGTCCGCGCGCCTACGTGCGCGTCGACGGCTCGTTCGACACGCTGGAGCGGATCGAAGACGTGCCCGTCGCCGCCAGCGGCCGCCTCCTGCGCATCGCGGACGTCGCCGCGGTCACGCGCAGCTACGAGGACCCGCCGACCTACCGTATTCGCCACCAGGGTCGGCCCGCGCTGATGCTCGGCGTGATCATGGAGCGGCGCTTCAGCGGGCTCGAGCTGGACGCGGCGCTCGCAGCAGAGGAGTCGCGCATCGCTTCCGGGCTCCCGCTCGGCATCCGCTTCGAGAAGGTCTCCGACCAGGCCAGCAAGATCCGCGCGCGGCCGTCGGCGAGTTCATGCTGAAGTTCGCCACAGCGCTGGCGGTGGTGATGGTGATCAGCCTGCTGGCGCTCGGCTTCCGCGTCGGGCTGGTCGTCGCGGCCGCGGTACCACTCACGCTAGCGATCGTGTTCGTGGTCATGCTGGCGACCGGTCGCGAGTTCGACCGCATCACGCTGGGCGCGCTGATCCTGTCGCTCGGTCTGCTCGTCGACGACGCGATCATCGCCATCGAGATGATGGTGGTGAAGCTCCAGGAGGGCAT
Protein-coding sequences here:
- a CDS encoding N-acetylmuramoyl-L-alanine amidase, which produces MTRFGVALALCLVIAVALGPARGGSAEEPAPTVVIDAGHGGADLGARGARGALEKDLTLAVARRVAKRLREQGTNVVLTRSSDVFVSLAERTEIANRAHASLFVSIHANSAPAKDVAGAETYFLSLEASDDEAMRVAMTENDVFRQEGTADESQDVVGAILGDLIRTEHLRESSALAAAIQRQLARLPGESRGVKQAPFVVLTGVNMPAALVEIGFISNPGEAARMGQRDRQDAIAGAVAAAITEAMVQNRQARLDAEPPAEGTR
- a CDS encoding ribonuclease PH gives rise to the protein MKRLDGRAHDELRKVEIELGFTENPTGSALIRQGRTLVLCTATIEKSVPGWLRGSGRGWVTGEYSMLPGATDTRSEREASKGKVSGRTQEIQRLIGRSLRAVTDLEALGERAIYIDCDVLQADGGTRTAAITGGYVALAAAFRRMVEVGMLKVVPLHDSVAAVSVGIVDGEILLDLPYAEDSRAEVDMNVVQLGSGRLVEVQGTGEGGTFDRKLLDRMLDVAEKGIGELARIQSRVLGA
- a CDS encoding winged helix-turn-helix transcriptional regulator — encoded protein: MSVYATILPAMPGTSAEELRADVQRAARENVRSCLMGRVRALSRTLTALYEEELRPLGLKASQMNVMTAVAASGEERLSTLADGIALEPSSLSRILDVMRRNGWVETVTDPDDERARLVRMTDAGNALYAEACPLWRKAQSRARKLLGREDADVFAELANRSLSRRGP
- a CDS encoding efflux RND transporter periplasmic adaptor subunit, which gives rise to MYIQLLRVRWILAAVLLLAGGGALALHGGDTARAEATRGLAVARPVLVATVAPAARPTSAYTGVVAARTDSGLGFRVGGKIVERRVDPGDRVVRGDALLVLDVEDFELQLRAARNRLRAAESQLRQAQDDERRYRLLVASGAAAQRTSELASTSLRVAQAEAAAARAEASQIENRRDYSTLRADGDGVITEVVVEPGQVVSEGQIVARLAHDGAREAVIDIPETQLARAASRARAFAFGNSERLVDAALRELSAAADPVTRTFRARYVLADDGASFPIGSTVTVRLASDAASELLRVPIGALHDPGDGVGVWRIEADRRVRFAPLRVVELAQEYATVASGVAAGDSVVALGAHLLHDGDLVRPVDDDAGEPVDR